In a single window of the Terriglobales bacterium genome:
- a CDS encoding YceI family protein: MSSRKWRSPAALVLTLLFTLLAACQEQRPGSQPLSLAVVPAFSNVGFSIMEFGVMRQEGSFRDFRGDIYYDPAHPERSHVSFVVQVDSIDARSRHREEALRSDDFFDTQRFPTMSFTSTAVAARPDGTLAVTGDLTIRGVSKRITIPVRYLGFMRVSDQSSYAGFESTFTLDRTEFGVNGARWQGGRLLLSKEVTITLQIGARPAGQ; this comes from the coding sequence ATGTCCAGCCGGAAGTGGAGGTCGCCGGCAGCCCTTGTTCTCACCCTGCTGTTCACGCTCCTGGCCGCATGCCAGGAGCAGCGGCCCGGCAGCCAGCCTCTCTCGCTGGCCGTGGTGCCCGCTTTCAGCAACGTGGGCTTCAGCATCATGGAGTTCGGCGTGATGCGCCAGGAGGGCAGCTTCCGCGACTTCCGCGGCGACATCTACTACGACCCGGCCCACCCCGAGCGCTCGCACGTCTCCTTCGTGGTGCAGGTGGACAGCATCGACGCGCGCTCGCGGCACCGCGAAGAAGCCCTCCGCTCCGACGACTTCTTCGACACCCAGCGCTTCCCCACCATGAGCTTCACCAGCACCGCGGTCGCGGCCCGGCCCGACGGGACGCTCGCGGTCACCGGCGACCTCACCATCCGCGGCGTGAGCAAGCGCATCACCATCCCGGTGCGCTACCTGGGCTTCATGCGGGTCAGCGACCAGAGCTCCTATGCCGGCTTCGAGAGCACCTTCACGCTCGACCGCACCGAGTTCGGGGTGAACGGTGCGCGCTGGCAGGGCGGCCGCCTGCTGCTGAGCAAGGAGGTCACCATCACCCTGCAGATCGGCGCTCGGCCTGCGGGACAGTGA
- a CDS encoding peroxiredoxin-like family protein, whose translation MQWRGANPGIEQAPAATLAERLEQITTQVAALVPAEKRRAPEQWIEELRAAGALERILPVGAPAPDFELPDINKQPVRSRELRARGRLVIAFYRGRWCPYCVAALEALRDIAPKIAARGASLIAISPQTVQQSSFAAEQHELRFPVLSDASNRVARQFGVATSLPEYLQEHYKRVFINLPHCNGDTSW comes from the coding sequence ATGCAATGGCGCGGCGCCAATCCGGGGATCGAGCAGGCCCCCGCGGCCACCCTCGCCGAGCGCCTGGAGCAGATCACGACCCAGGTTGCCGCGCTGGTCCCGGCGGAGAAGCGCCGCGCCCCCGAGCAGTGGATCGAGGAATTGCGCGCGGCGGGCGCCCTCGAGCGCATCCTGCCGGTGGGCGCCCCGGCCCCCGACTTCGAGCTTCCCGACATCAACAAGCAGCCGGTGCGCTCGCGCGAACTGCGGGCGCGCGGCCGCCTGGTCATCGCCTTCTATCGCGGGCGCTGGTGTCCCTACTGCGTGGCCGCGCTCGAGGCCCTGCGCGACATCGCGCCTAAGATCGCGGCCCGCGGCGCCTCGTTGATCGCCATCTCGCCGCAGACGGTGCAGCAGTCCAGCTTCGCCGCCGAGCAGCACGAGCTGCGCTTCCCGGTGCTGAGCGACGCCTCGAACCGCGTGGCCCGCCAGTTCGGCGTAGCTACTTCGCTGCCCGAATACCTGCAGGAGCATTACAAGCGCGTCTTCATCAACCTGCCGCACTGCAACGGGGACACGAGCTGGG
- the ffh gene encoding signal recognition particle protein: MFDSLSDKLQRTFKDLRGQGVLNEDSVGEAMKALRLALLEADVNYQVVKELTERIGDKSLGKDVMTALSPSEMVVKIVRDELIELLGRDTAKLKFASQPPSVILMAGLQGSGKTTTSGKLAAWLKKGGHRPMLVSVDVYRPAAREQLKVVAQAIKANLYEGEVAEANTATVERLAKEARRDALNSGCDVLIVDTAGRLHIDEQLMEEMQSLKRLLAPQEVLFVADAMTGQDAVKSADEFHKKLTLTGVVLTKMDGDARGGAALSIRKVTGQPIKFLGVGERYDALEPFHPDRIVSRILGMGDVLTLIEKAEEKLDKKKSEEFARKALSGGGFSLEDFRDQLRQVKKLGSLQSIAGMLPKIGPFAGLQNAADKVDEKELTRVEAIINSMTPHERDHHEVINGSRRKRIARGSGTSVQEVNQLLRQYAQMRKAFRMMSKPGFKHGFGGMKFQ; the protein is encoded by the coding sequence ATGTTTGACAGCCTGAGCGACAAGCTGCAACGCACCTTCAAGGACCTGCGCGGCCAGGGTGTGCTCAACGAAGACTCGGTGGGCGAGGCCATGAAGGCGCTGCGCCTGGCCCTGCTCGAGGCCGACGTCAACTACCAGGTGGTCAAGGAACTCACCGAGCGCATCGGCGACAAGTCCCTAGGCAAGGATGTGATGACCGCCCTCTCCCCCAGCGAGATGGTGGTCAAGATCGTGCGCGACGAATTGATCGAATTGCTCGGCCGCGACACCGCCAAGCTGAAGTTCGCCTCCCAGCCGCCCAGCGTCATCCTCATGGCCGGCCTGCAAGGTTCCGGCAAGACCACCACCTCGGGCAAGCTGGCCGCCTGGCTGAAGAAGGGCGGGCACCGGCCCATGCTGGTCAGCGTGGACGTTTATCGCCCGGCCGCGCGCGAGCAGCTCAAGGTCGTCGCCCAGGCCATCAAGGCCAATCTCTACGAGGGCGAGGTGGCGGAGGCCAACACCGCCACCGTCGAGCGCCTGGCCAAGGAGGCCCGCCGCGACGCGCTGAACTCCGGCTGCGACGTGCTTATCGTGGACACCGCCGGCCGCCTGCACATCGACGAGCAGCTCATGGAGGAGATGCAGTCGCTCAAGCGCCTGCTCGCGCCCCAGGAGGTGCTGTTCGTGGCCGACGCCATGACCGGCCAGGACGCGGTCAAGAGCGCCGACGAGTTCCACAAGAAGCTCACCCTCACCGGCGTGGTGCTCACCAAGATGGACGGCGACGCGCGCGGCGGCGCCGCTCTCTCCATCCGCAAGGTCACGGGCCAGCCCATCAAGTTCCTGGGCGTGGGCGAGCGCTACGACGCGCTCGAGCCCTTCCATCCCGACCGCATCGTCTCCCGCATCCTGGGCATGGGCGACGTGCTCACCCTCATCGAAAAGGCGGAGGAGAAGCTCGACAAGAAGAAGTCGGAGGAGTTCGCGCGCAAGGCGCTCTCCGGCGGCGGCTTCTCGCTGGAAGACTTCCGCGACCAGTTGCGCCAGGTGAAGAAGCTGGGCTCGCTGCAGTCCATCGCGGGCATGCTGCCCAAGATCGGGCCCTTTGCCGGCCTGCAGAACGCCGCCGACAAGGTGGACGAGAAGGAGCTGACGCGCGTCGAGGCCATCATCAACTCCATGACCCCGCACGAGCGCGACCACCACGAAGTGATCAACGGCTCGCGGCGCAAGCGCATCGCCCGCGGCTCCGGCACCTCGGTGCAGGAGGTCAACCAGCTCCTCCGCCAGTACGCCCAGATGCGCAAGGCCTTCCGCATGATGAGCAAGCCGGGATTCAAGCATGGCTTCGGGGGAATGAAGTTTCAGTAA